A part of Tardiphaga sp. vice304 genomic DNA contains:
- a CDS encoding LysR family transcriptional regulator, producing MDRRKIDFFFSVIEHGNLSGAAQALRVSQPTLSRQIQAIEEEFQTPLFVRGGRGMMLTEAGKQLHEGLQSIDRQLRLLKSDVAAVTLEPSGEVAFGIPPSPRGLIAVPLVEKFNAAYPRILVRIVEETSGQLRDLVANGMLDVAITNTNEPTQGISSQHLGRERMLLVGPASARLSMRKETPIKSLAGLPLILTMRPNSLRLTIETGLGLHGLQPNIRFEANTLPLMTDLVVAGLGYTVLPACGVRALLKQGGISASPISDLSITWMAARPKMRSLGVAAERFYDMVCEFGRKQIRDGVWEATS from the coding sequence ATGGACAGGCGAAAGATCGACTTCTTCTTTTCGGTGATCGAGCACGGCAATCTGAGCGGTGCGGCGCAGGCGCTGCGCGTGTCGCAGCCGACCCTCAGCCGACAGATCCAGGCGATCGAGGAAGAATTCCAGACGCCGCTGTTCGTACGCGGCGGCCGCGGCATGATGCTGACCGAGGCCGGAAAGCAGCTACATGAAGGCCTGCAGAGCATCGATCGCCAGCTGCGCCTGCTGAAAAGCGACGTGGCGGCCGTGACACTGGAGCCTTCCGGCGAAGTGGCGTTCGGCATTCCGCCCTCGCCGCGCGGGCTGATCGCCGTGCCGCTGGTCGAGAAATTCAATGCGGCCTACCCGCGCATCCTGGTCCGCATCGTCGAAGAGACCAGCGGCCAGCTCCGCGACCTCGTCGCCAACGGCATGCTCGACGTGGCGATCACTAATACCAATGAACCGACGCAGGGCATTTCGTCGCAGCATCTGGGCCGCGAACGCATGCTGCTGGTCGGACCGGCCAGCGCCCGACTGTCGATGCGCAAGGAGACGCCGATTAAATCTTTGGCAGGGCTGCCGTTGATATTGACAATGCGGCCGAACAGCCTACGGCTGACCATCGAGACCGGCCTCGGACTGCATGGGCTGCAGCCCAATATCCGTTTCGAGGCCAACACGCTGCCGTTGATGACTGACCTCGTGGTTGCCGGCCTCGGCTACACCGTGCTTCCCGCCTGCGGCGTGCGCGCTTTGTTGAAGCAAGGCGGCATCTCCGCCAGTCCGATCAGCGATCTGTCGATCACATGGATGGCAGCACGGCCGAAGATGCGATCGCTTGGCGTCGCCGCCGAACGGTTTTACGATATGGTCTGCGAATTCGGCCGCAAGCAGATCCGCGACGGCGTCTGGGAGGCGACGAGCTAG
- a CDS encoding alpha/beta hydrolase — translation MIHPNVPMPIDRRTLLAGIAATSVVASVTSAAAQTATDAATKVWLDMDQKALDDAYDQPKYAPNIQQVIKRYASVSDAMRTRVGNPKRAAYGPTEIQKLDIFSPKQAKAPIHIHIHGGAWRQRPASDYAFPGEMLMHAGAHYVVPDFISVDESNGELAPMVEQVRRAIAWTVSNAASFGGDPTRVYLSGFSSGAHLAGVALLTDWRKDYDLPDDVIKGAVLSSGLYDLKAVRLSARSKYVKFTDEVELAFSTQRHLARIRTPLFLAHGSYESPEFQRQTRDFAAALKAAGKPVQYVVNPNFNHFEMMETFGNPYGLLGRAVLEQMQLRSI, via the coding sequence GTGATCCATCCGAATGTGCCAATGCCGATCGACCGCCGTACGTTGCTGGCCGGGATTGCCGCAACCAGCGTGGTTGCCAGTGTGACATCGGCAGCGGCGCAGACAGCGACCGACGCAGCCACAAAAGTCTGGCTCGACATGGACCAGAAGGCGCTCGACGACGCCTACGACCAGCCGAAATATGCGCCGAACATCCAGCAGGTCATCAAGCGCTACGCCTCGGTCAGCGACGCCATGCGCACCAGGGTCGGCAATCCCAAGCGCGCAGCCTACGGACCGACGGAAATCCAGAAGCTCGACATCTTCTCGCCGAAGCAGGCCAAGGCGCCGATTCACATCCATATTCATGGCGGCGCCTGGCGGCAGCGGCCGGCCTCCGACTACGCCTTTCCCGGCGAAATGCTGATGCATGCGGGCGCGCACTACGTCGTGCCCGATTTTATCTCGGTCGATGAGTCGAACGGCGAACTGGCACCTATGGTCGAGCAGGTGCGTCGCGCGATCGCCTGGACGGTAAGCAATGCCGCGAGTTTCGGCGGCGATCCCACCCGCGTCTATCTGTCGGGGTTCTCGTCCGGCGCGCATCTCGCCGGCGTCGCCCTGCTGACGGACTGGCGTAAGGATTACGACTTGCCGGACGACGTCATCAAGGGCGCGGTGCTTTCCAGCGGCCTGTACGACCTCAAGGCGGTGCGCCTCTCGGCGCGGTCGAAATACGTCAAGTTTACCGACGAGGTCGAACTGGCGTTCAGCACGCAGCGGCATCTGGCGAGAATCCGGACGCCGCTGTTCCTCGCGCACGGCAGCTACGAGTCGCCCGAATTCCAGCGCCAGACCCGGGACTTTGCAGCTGCGCTGAAGGCCGCGGGCAAGCCCGTGCAATACGTCGTCAACCCGAACTTCAACCATTTCGAGATGATGGAAACGTTCGGCAATCCCTATGGGCTGCTGGGACGCGCGGTGCTTGAGCAGATGCAGTTGCGCAGCATCTGA
- a CDS encoding tripartite tricarboxylate transporter substrate-binding protein: MDRRQFIIGSSLAATAALAGSPASAQTYPTQLVRIIVPFSGGSMTDILARTVAEKLSTKWKQQVIVENRPGIAGVSSVAKGSTDGSQIMLTSNGHSVVGVVNKNLGFDPVKDFAAISRVATTPAILIVPPDAPFKTLAELSAAAKAKPDALSYSSAGVGSSTGIAAELFRQLTGAKMVLVPHRGLPESQISVMRGDTNLAFTFFNVGGDLIQSGKLRALAVTGNARLPQLPDVPTFAEAGLPGFVYDSWFGMLAAAATPKAIVNQIARDLAEVMADPAIGKQYAAQGVTLTTSTPEAFETELRSDAERYGKVVVAAESTPR; the protein is encoded by the coding sequence ATGGATCGTCGACAGTTCATCATCGGATCAAGCCTCGCCGCGACGGCTGCGCTGGCCGGCAGCCCCGCCAGCGCGCAGACCTACCCGACGCAGCTCGTTCGGATCATCGTGCCGTTTTCCGGCGGTAGCATGACCGATATCCTGGCGCGCACCGTGGCCGAGAAGCTCTCGACCAAATGGAAGCAGCAGGTGATCGTCGAGAACCGTCCGGGCATTGCCGGCGTCAGCAGCGTCGCCAAGGGATCGACCGACGGTTCGCAGATCATGCTGACCTCCAACGGGCATAGCGTGGTCGGCGTGGTCAACAAGAACCTCGGCTTCGATCCGGTGAAAGATTTTGCTGCCATCAGCCGGGTGGCGACGACGCCCGCCATTCTCATCGTGCCGCCCGACGCGCCGTTCAAGACGCTTGCCGAGCTGTCCGCGGCCGCCAAGGCCAAGCCGGATGCGCTGAGCTACAGTTCTGCCGGCGTCGGAAGTTCGACCGGCATTGCGGCCGAACTGTTCCGGCAGCTCACCGGCGCAAAGATGGTGCTGGTGCCGCACCGTGGCCTGCCGGAGTCGCAGATCAGCGTGATGCGCGGCGACACCAACCTGGCATTCACCTTCTTCAACGTCGGCGGCGACCTGATCCAGTCGGGCAAGTTGCGCGCTCTGGCTGTGACCGGCAACGCGCGCCTGCCGCAATTGCCCGACGTGCCGACCTTCGCGGAAGCCGGCTTGCCGGGTTTCGTTTACGACAGCTGGTTCGGCATGTTGGCTGCGGCGGCAACGCCCAAGGCGATCGTGAACCAGATCGCCCGCGACCTTGCCGAGGTGATGGCCGATCCGGCTATCGGCAAACAGTACGCGGCCCAGGGCGTCACGCTGACGACCTCCACGCCCGAGGCCTTCGAGACCGAACTGCGCAGCGACGCCGAGCGTTACGGCAAGGTCGTCGTGGCGGCCGAGTCGACGCCGCGCTGA
- a CDS encoding cupin domain-containing protein translates to MHVVRLNDAPRYEAPGHNDVRMFRLQGREAGPADVMWLGMSQILPGGEIVPSASPEEKFYVVLEGEVTFETPDGRAVLGTWDSCRIAPNETRALRNETKRPAVVLLAMPLPSTARG, encoded by the coding sequence ATGCATGTCGTCCGCCTGAACGATGCGCCGCGCTACGAGGCGCCCGGCCACAACGACGTCCGGATGTTTCGGCTGCAGGGCCGCGAGGCCGGCCCCGCCGATGTGATGTGGCTCGGCATGAGCCAGATCCTGCCGGGCGGCGAGATCGTGCCGTCCGCCTCGCCGGAGGAAAAGTTCTACGTCGTGCTCGAAGGCGAAGTAACGTTCGAGACGCCGGACGGCCGCGCCGTACTTGGCACCTGGGATTCCTGCCGCATCGCCCCGAACGAGACCAGGGCGCTGCGCAACGAGACGAAACGCCCGGCAGTGGTGTTGCTTGCAATGCCGTTGCCGTCGACCGCCAGAGGCTAA